One Aquarana catesbeiana isolate 2022-GZ linkage group LG11, ASM4218655v1, whole genome shotgun sequence genomic window carries:
- the FERMT3 gene encoding fermitin family homolog 3 encodes MAGIKTSSGEYIDSSWELKVHIGELGENAEPVTLRVTGETHIGGVMLQVVEKTGVSRDWSDHALWWKQKRQWLLKTNWTLDKYGIQADAFLDFMPQHKPVILSLPNQRSLRIRVCFSSTTFSSCAEVCKVLGIRHPEELSFLKAPEEREKKKKKEKDPVTQEIFDLTSFQPSKVNLGQVQVGAIPPHFLASPEGQECYKALSVCHTGLTPEVIQKRYKPTSVVDKSAIHARWLDSSKSLMQQGIQEGDRLWLQFKYFTFHDLDPKMDAVRINLLFEQARWAVLLEETECTEEEMMVFAALQYHVNKLSVTSDPMHLHKDPALQDLDEALSHLEVKLDASTANEALERIALEPELQEYLRVFRPRKMTLKGYKQNWVMLKGTNVSCYKSKEEARGEPLILLTLKGCEVIPEVNVSSEKFCIRLLVPSPEGMNEVYLRCENEQQYAKWMAGCRLAAKGRTMGDSSYDAEVQSILSFLDLQKSNENTAAESINMLALVSPRYQKKLKLKQLSPRILEAYQNIAQISLVEAKLRFVQDWQSLPDFGISYFVVRFKGARRDEILGIGSNRLIRIDLNVGDVVKTWMYNNMKQWNVNWDIRQVSIEFTENINVAFTCVSAPCKVVHEYIGGYIFMSTRAKDGSKGLNEELFHKLTGGHEAL; translated from the exons GTGTTTCACGGGACTGGTCTGACCATGCTTTGTGGTGGAAACAGAAGCGTCAGTGGCTTCTGAAAACAAACTGGACCCTGGACAAATATGGTATCCAGGCAGATGCCTTTCTCGACTTCATGCCTCAACACAAACCAGTTATCTTATCTTTGCCCAACCAGCGTTCATTGAGGATCCGAGTCTGCTTTTCCAGCACAACATTCAGTTCCTGCGCTGAGGTCTGTAAAGTCCTGG GTATCAGACATCCGGAGGAGCTTTCTTTCCTAAAAGCaccagaagaaagagaaaaaaagaagaagaaagaaaaagacccAGTGACCCAGGAGATCTTTGATCTTACATCCTTCCAGCCTTCAAAGG TTAATCTAGGACAGGTGCAGGTAGGGGCGATCCCCCCACACTTCCTAGCCAGTCCTGAGGGCCAGGAGTGTTACAAAGCTCTGTCTGTTTGCCACACTGGACTGACTCCTGAGGTTATACAGAAAAGATACAAACCAACATCAGTGGTGGACAAATCTGCAATACATGCCAG GTGGCTTGACTCTTCCAAATCTCTAATGCAGCAGGGGATACAAGAAGGAGACAGACTGTGGTTGCAGTTTAAATATTTCACTTTCCATGACTTGGACCCAAAG ATGGACGCCGTCCGAATTAACCTGCTTTTTGAGCAAGCCCGCTGGGCAGTGCTGTTAGAggaaacagaatgcactgaagaggAAATGATGGTGTTTGCTGCCCTTCAG TATCATGTGAATAAATTGTCAGTAACTTCTGACCCCATGCATTTGCACAAAGACCCTgctctgcaggacttggatgaagCACTATCACATCTTGAAGTCAAACTGGATGCATCTACTGCCAACGAAGCATTG GAAAGAATTGCACTTGAACCCGAACTTCAAGAGTATCTGCGAGTGTTCAG GCCACGAAAAATGACTCTGAAGGGTTATAAACAGAACTGGGTGATGCTGAAAGGAACCAATGTATCTTgttataaaagcaaagaagaagccAGAGGGGAGCCATTGATCCTTCTGACTCTGAaag GATGTGAAGTTATTCCGGAGGTTAATGTTTCATCAGAAAAGTTCTGCATTAGACTCCTGGTTCCTTCTCCAGAAGGAATGAATGAAGTTTATCTACGATGTGAAAAT gAGCAGCAATATGCCAAATGGATGGCTGGATGCCGTCTGGCTGCTAAAGGACGCACTATGGGTGACTCCTCTTATGATGCAGAAGTACAAAGTATTCTCTCCTTCTTAGACCTCCAGAAATCCAACGAAAATACTGCAGCTGAATCTATCaacatgcttgccttggtgtcaCCACGTTACCAGAAAAAACTCAAACTGAAGCAG TTATCCCCTCGTATTCTGGAGGCATATCAGAATATAGCGCAGATTTCTCTAGTAGAAGCAAAACTACGATTTGTTCAGGACTGGCAATCCTTACCAGACTTTGGAATCTCATATTTTGTTGTAAG GTTTAAAGGTGCTCGTCGGGATGAGATACTGGGTATTGGCAGCAACCGTTTAATAAGAATTGACCTAAATGTTGGAGACGTGGTGAAAACCTGGATGTACAATAATATGAAGCAGTGGAATGTTAACTGGGACATCAGACAG GTTTCCATTGAGTTCACAGAGAACATTAATGTTGCCTTTACTTGTGTCTCTGCTCCATGTAAAGTTGTTCATGAATACATAGGAGGTTACATCTTTATGTCTACACGAGCTAAAGACGGATCCAAGGGTCTCAATGAAGAGTTGTTCCATAAACTGACTGGTGGCCATGAGGCTTTATAA